Proteins encoded together in one Neobacillus sp. FSL H8-0543 window:
- a CDS encoding RNA methyltransferase, whose translation MNYIYTYAYPEDEKSLCGLEMRSMFGVDTFSNILESKVEIDPSRSPFIKERIAVLFEENSLQKLLEKTATLQLSGATFKVIYVKNASLANADKEGYEIRRKIEREIGLHINGEADFQDPGRLFGVMNVNDRWIFGDYVKSEAVWYRHQKKPHGYSTALNTRVARAVVNIAIPNPSNIKAIDPCCGIGTVLVEARSMGIDIVGSDRNHLILPGARANIKHFGLTGEVDLADIRDITGQFDVGIIDLPYNLCSVITPEEQLEMLKSARRFAKKVVVVTVEPIDEILVKAGFTIVDRAVAKKGLFTREVIVCF comes from the coding sequence ATGAATTATATCTATACATATGCCTATCCAGAGGATGAAAAGTCATTGTGTGGACTAGAAATGCGCTCTATGTTTGGTGTTGATACTTTTTCAAATATATTGGAGAGCAAGGTGGAAATTGATCCATCAAGAAGCCCGTTTATTAAAGAAAGAATTGCTGTGCTCTTTGAAGAGAATAGTCTACAGAAACTTCTCGAAAAAACAGCGACCTTACAACTTAGCGGGGCAACATTTAAAGTAATATATGTGAAAAACGCCAGCCTCGCAAACGCAGATAAGGAAGGGTATGAGATTCGAAGGAAGATTGAGCGCGAAATTGGATTACATATTAATGGTGAGGCAGATTTTCAAGACCCGGGCCGATTATTTGGAGTAATGAATGTAAACGATAGGTGGATATTTGGGGACTATGTTAAAAGTGAGGCTGTATGGTACCGTCATCAAAAGAAACCCCATGGTTATTCGACAGCGCTTAACACACGTGTTGCTAGAGCAGTGGTGAATATCGCTATTCCAAATCCTAGTAATATCAAGGCAATTGACCCTTGCTGCGGAATTGGGACGGTGCTAGTCGAAGCACGTTCAATGGGGATCGATATCGTGGGAAGTGACCGTAATCATTTAATCCTTCCAGGGGCAAGGGCAAACATCAAACACTTTGGTCTTACAGGAGAAGTAGACTTAGCAGATATCCGTGATATTACTGGACAATTCGATGTTGGAATTATCGATTTACCGTACAATTTATGTTCCGTAATCACGCCAGAAGAACAATTGGAGATGCTAAAAAGTGCACGCAGGTTTGCCAAGAAGGTAGTCGTAGTAACGGTTGAACCAATTGATGAGATACTAGTAAAGGCTGGATTTACCATTGTTGACCGTGCAGTTGCTAAAAAGGGATTATTTACGCGTGAAGTAATTGTATGTTTCTAA
- a CDS encoding putative quinol monooxygenase translates to MIRVVCKGKLKPDANIEKYLSLAKEVVQETRKEKGCIMYTYHQDINDPFILTTIEEWEDEEALQQHNQSEHIKRMVPELRKMRESTEINIYREI, encoded by the coding sequence ATGATTAGAGTGGTATGTAAAGGAAAACTTAAACCTGATGCTAATATCGAAAAATATTTGAGTCTAGCTAAAGAGGTTGTCCAAGAAACCAGAAAAGAAAAAGGATGCATCATGTACACCTATCATCAAGATATCAATGACCCATTCATCCTTACCACTATTGAAGAATGGGAGGATGAAGAGGCGCTACAGCAGCATAATCAAAGTGAACATATCAAGAGAATGGTTCCAGAACTGAGAAAAATGAGGGAAAGTACAGAAATTAATATTTATCGCGAAATATAA
- the opp3C gene encoding oligopeptide ABC transporter permease gives MEKNNFEKIPKELFVPLDRKEDTSDKISAPSRTFLQDARRTLLKNKPAVFSIFILILIIVMSLVGPLMNDYGSDDQELSRAKMPPRIPVIENISWLGFDGTISSKYKGATVEQATRNAIARYGNKEEFVDIEVLEKGNGTKNSAEVKATYRVYEAKNMQDTYFWVGTDVLGRDQWTRLWEGTRVSLIIAFAAAFIDVIIGVSYGGISAFYGGRVDNIMQRIVEVLVGIPSLVIILLMMLILKPGIVSIIIALTITGWTGMSRIVRGEVLKIKNQEFVLASRTLGTSNGTIIRRHLVPNISGIIIINTMFTIPGAIFFEAFLSFIGLGIAPPAASLGSLIDIGFDNLRTYPYLLVYPAVVISVLMIAFNIVGDGLRDAFDPKMHK, from the coding sequence ATGGAAAAAAATAACTTTGAAAAAATACCAAAAGAATTATTTGTCCCTCTTGACCGTAAAGAGGATACTAGTGATAAGATTTCAGCTCCAAGCAGAACGTTTCTCCAGGATGCCAGAAGAACACTGCTTAAGAATAAACCTGCAGTATTTAGTATTTTTATTCTCATTCTGATTATTGTTATGAGCCTTGTTGGACCGTTGATGAACGATTATGGAAGTGATGATCAGGAATTATCAAGAGCAAAAATGCCTCCGCGTATTCCGGTTATTGAGAATATTTCTTGGTTAGGTTTTGACGGGACGATAAGTAGTAAATACAAAGGTGCAACCGTTGAACAGGCGACAAGAAATGCGATTGCCAGATACGGTAATAAAGAAGAGTTTGTTGATATTGAAGTTTTAGAAAAAGGTAACGGAACTAAAAATTCAGCAGAAGTTAAAGCGACATACCGTGTATATGAGGCCAAAAACATGCAGGATACTTATTTTTGGGTAGGTACCGATGTATTGGGTCGTGACCAATGGACGCGGTTATGGGAAGGAACTAGAGTATCGTTAATTATTGCCTTCGCTGCAGCCTTTATCGATGTTATTATCGGTGTTTCCTATGGTGGGATTTCCGCGTTTTATGGTGGAAGAGTCGATAATATTATGCAACGGATCGTTGAAGTACTTGTAGGTATCCCTAGTCTAGTCATTATTCTCTTAATGATGCTTATCCTTAAACCGGGGATTGTCTCGATCATCATCGCATTAACAATAACAGGTTGGACAGGAATGTCCCGGATTGTCCGAGGCGAAGTACTAAAAATAAAAAACCAGGAGTTTGTTTTAGCTTCAAGAACATTAGGTACTTCGAATGGAACAATTATCAGAAGGCATTTAGTTCCAAATATTAGTGGGATTATTATCATTAATACGATGTTTACAATTCCGGGCGCAATCTTTTTTGAAGCATTTTTAAGCTTTATCGGCTTAGGTATTGCCCCTCCAGCTGCATCATTGGGATCGTTAATTGACATCGGGTTTGATAACCTTAGAACTTATCCTTATTTACTCGTATATCCGGCAGTCGTGATCTCAGTACTCATGATTGCATTTAATATCGTAGGTGACGGTTTACGTGATGCCTTTGATCCTAAGATGCACAAATAA
- a CDS encoding peptidoglycan bridge formation glycyltransferase FemA/FemB family protein, producing the protein MPIVDLTNSADLSRYQEFIRTSPFATVTQDTAWSQVKNNWTPMYVYLEEKGQIIAAMSILMVNAVDNKKLAYCCKGPVCDPRDTALVHRLMAEAEEHVTQHNAFVLRFDPEVVYDEALHEQYTALGYKVYNRNVSSKFTTQPRLNMVLDLKEKTADELLASFHSKTRYNIRLAQRKGVTARYSNDLADVKTFHDLYVVMSTRNGISYRPYDYFERMCEAYGDYLRIYLAEHDGDIIAAALALSYGDKTWYAYGASGNEKRSLMAPHLLQWEMINWALELGKDRYDFGGVFKLDPSDGLYRFKEGFCHPNMFTEYIGEIDKVLDEEAYQKFINK; encoded by the coding sequence ATGCCTATCGTTGATTTAACAAATAGTGCAGACTTATCCAGATATCAGGAATTTATTCGAACTTCTCCGTTCGCAACAGTAACACAAGATACAGCATGGTCCCAAGTAAAAAATAATTGGACACCCATGTATGTTTATTTAGAGGAAAAAGGCCAAATTATTGCTGCTATGTCTATTTTAATGGTCAATGCAGTCGATAATAAGAAATTAGCTTATTGTTGTAAAGGACCTGTCTGTGACCCTCGTGATACTGCGTTAGTCCACCGGTTAATGGCGGAAGCAGAAGAACATGTAACACAGCACAATGCCTTTGTCTTACGTTTTGATCCGGAAGTAGTTTATGATGAAGCATTACATGAACAATATACCGCTTTAGGATACAAGGTATATAACAGAAACGTATCGTCAAAGTTTACGACACAGCCGCGATTAAATATGGTATTAGATTTAAAAGAGAAAACGGCTGATGAATTACTGGCAAGCTTTCATTCAAAAACGCGCTACAATATTCGCCTTGCACAGCGTAAGGGTGTTACAGCCAGATACAGCAATGACCTGGCGGATGTAAAAACCTTCCACGACCTATATGTGGTCATGAGTACTCGTAACGGAATTTCTTATCGTCCTTACGACTATTTTGAAAGAATGTGTGAAGCCTACGGAGATTACCTTCGTATTTATCTTGCAGAACATGATGGCGATATTATCGCTGCGGCACTCGCCCTAAGTTATGGTGACAAAACCTGGTATGCCTACGGGGCAAGCGGTAATGAAAAAAGATCATTAATGGCCCCTCATTTATTACAATGGGAAATGATCAACTGGGCTTTAGAATTAGGAAAAGACCGATATGACTTTGGCGGCGTATTTAAACTGGATCCGTCTGATGGATTATATCGCTTTAAAGAAGGATTCTGCCATCCAAATATGTTTACAGAGTATATTGGAGAAATTGATAAAGTATTAGACGAAGAAGCATATCAAAAATTTATTAATAAATAG
- a CDS encoding peptide ABC transporter substrate-binding protein, which produces MKKKLTWLLALSLVLSMFLAACSGDKETADDTKKPADDPKVEEVEQVLNFINGDTIPSMDPSMATDEYGFQFLGTIMEGLYRLDENAKVAPGIATKHEVSADGKTWTFTLREDAKWSNGDPVTAHDFVYAWQRAVNPETGSEYGPYMMGGVIKNATAVNKGEVPVDQLGVKADGDYKLVVELENATAYFESLTTFGTFLPLNQKFVEEKGDAFATSADNLLANGPFKFESWESTSQKWTLIKNADYWDAATVKLEKMNYQVVKEAQTAVDLYEEGTVDRAGLSSDLVDQYATHEDYVVTPQTSVFYFKINQTKNKALANVNIRKAISRAFDKQALVDEILNNGSIVANGLVPRDFVPTPDGKDFREVSGDLVTFDVAEAQKFWEQGLKELGVDKLTVEFLGGDSDTSKMMDQYISNQLQKNLPGLTVTLKPVPFEQRLDLDTKMDYDVQFAGWGPDFLDPYTFLNLWLTDGGNNKMGYSNPEYDKLINETATTLATDNEARFANFLAAEKILFEDAAIAPVYQKATAQLVSPKVQGVFVNPFGATYEYKWSSVGATE; this is translated from the coding sequence ATGAAGAAAAAATTAACATGGCTTTTAGCTCTTAGCCTAGTACTAAGCATGTTTTTAGCTGCGTGCTCTGGCGACAAAGAAACAGCTGATGATACAAAAAAACCAGCTGATGATCCGAAAGTAGAAGAAGTAGAACAAGTATTGAATTTTATTAATGGTGATACTATACCATCTATGGACCCATCAATGGCAACTGATGAATATGGTTTCCAATTCTTAGGTACTATAATGGAAGGTTTATACCGTCTAGATGAAAACGCAAAAGTTGCTCCTGGTATTGCAACTAAGCATGAAGTTAGCGCTGATGGGAAAACTTGGACTTTCACTTTGCGTGAAGATGCAAAATGGTCTAATGGTGACCCTGTAACTGCACACGATTTCGTTTATGCTTGGCAACGTGCAGTAAACCCTGAAACTGGATCTGAATATGGTCCATACATGATGGGTGGCGTAATTAAAAACGCTACAGCTGTTAATAAAGGTGAAGTTCCTGTAGATCAACTTGGCGTAAAAGCTGATGGTGACTACAAATTAGTAGTTGAACTAGAAAACGCTACAGCATATTTTGAATCTTTAACAACATTCGGTACTTTCTTACCGTTAAACCAGAAGTTTGTTGAAGAAAAAGGCGATGCATTTGCAACTAGCGCTGATAATTTATTAGCAAACGGACCATTCAAGTTTGAATCATGGGAAAGTACATCTCAAAAATGGACGCTTATTAAAAACGCAGATTACTGGGATGCAGCAACTGTAAAATTAGAAAAAATGAACTATCAAGTGGTTAAAGAAGCTCAAACAGCAGTTGACTTATACGAAGAAGGCACTGTTGACCGTGCTGGCTTATCTTCAGACTTAGTTGACCAATATGCTACACACGAAGATTATGTAGTAACACCGCAAACTTCAGTATTCTATTTCAAAATTAACCAAACAAAAAACAAAGCTCTTGCTAACGTAAATATCCGTAAAGCAATCAGCAGAGCATTTGATAAGCAAGCTTTAGTTGATGAAATTCTTAACAACGGATCAATCGTTGCTAATGGTTTAGTACCAAGAGATTTCGTTCCAACTCCTGATGGAAAAGACTTCCGTGAAGTAAGTGGAGATCTTGTAACATTTGATGTTGCAGAAGCTCAAAAATTCTGGGAGCAAGGCTTAAAAGAATTAGGTGTAGATAAATTAACTGTTGAATTCTTAGGCGGCGACAGTGATACATCAAAAATGATGGATCAGTATATTTCTAACCAATTACAAAAGAACCTACCTGGCCTTACTGTAACATTAAAGCCAGTACCATTTGAACAACGTCTTGATTTAGATACAAAAATGGATTATGATGTTCAATTTGCTGGTTGGGGCCCAGACTTCTTAGACCCTTATACCTTCTTAAACCTTTGGTTAACAGATGGTGGAAACAATAAAATGGGATATTCAAACCCAGAGTATGATAAACTAATCAATGAAACTGCTACAACTCTTGCTACAGATAACGAAGCACGTTTTGCTAACTTCTTAGCAGCAGAAAAAATCCTTTTTGAAGATGCAGCTATTGCACCTGTATACCAAAAGGCAACTGCTCAATTAGTTTCTCCAAAAGTTCAAGGTGTATTTGTTAACCCATTCGGTGCTACTTATGAATATAAGTGGTCAAGTGTTGGAGCAACAGAATAA
- a CDS encoding DUF3899 domain-containing protein, with the protein MIKNKWVLLLINILATIIFFLIFASDYNLLHYINSLFYLCFIYLLVVLLMYTIKGGFFDGVTFGFRRFNSVFIKRDDYLEEWRDKPLPSEKFNPSLYQVLKFQGFALFVLLLFLIAIYYLF; encoded by the coding sequence ATGATCAAAAATAAGTGGGTACTTTTACTTATAAACATATTGGCAACAATTATATTCTTTCTTATCTTTGCCTCTGACTACAATCTTTTGCACTACATTAATTCATTATTTTATCTTTGTTTTATTTATCTGCTTGTCGTTTTGCTAATGTATACTATAAAAGGCGGATTTTTTGATGGAGTGACCTTCGGCTTCAGAAGATTCAACAGTGTATTTATAAAACGTGATGATTATTTAGAAGAGTGGCGTGATAAACCGCTCCCGTCAGAAAAGTTTAATCCTAGTCTTTACCAGGTTCTTAAATTTCAGGGATTCGCTTTGTTTGTTCTTTTACTCTTTTTGATTGCAATTTATTATTTATTTTAG
- a CDS encoding ATP-binding cassette domain-containing protein, translating to MTREKLLEVKNLQKHFSVGKKSVIKAVDGVTFDVYKGETFGLVGESGCGKSTTGRTIIRLYDATGGEVKFNNEDVHGKKSKDQLRKFNRKMQMIFQDPSSSLNPRMTVLDIIAEGLDVHKLVKNDVERKKRVEELLEAVGLNKEHATRFPHEFSGGQRQRIGIARALAVEPEFIICDEPISALDVSIQAQVVNLLKKLQKERGLTYLFIAHDLSMVKYISDRIGVMYRGNLVELADSEELYLNPIHPYTKSLLSAIPLPDPRYERTRKRISYDSTTHDSSDESQLREVKPGHFVRCTTKELERYKNELNN from the coding sequence TTGACACGAGAAAAATTACTAGAGGTTAAAAATTTACAAAAGCATTTCTCTGTTGGCAAAAAAAGTGTCATTAAGGCAGTAGATGGGGTAACCTTTGATGTTTACAAAGGAGAAACCTTTGGACTAGTTGGTGAATCAGGTTGTGGAAAATCAACAACAGGAAGAACCATTATACGGCTTTATGATGCAACAGGCGGAGAAGTTAAATTTAATAATGAAGATGTCCATGGGAAAAAATCAAAGGACCAGCTTCGTAAATTTAACCGGAAAATGCAAATGATTTTCCAAGACCCTTCTTCTTCATTAAACCCTCGTATGACTGTTTTGGATATTATTGCTGAGGGATTAGACGTTCATAAACTTGTTAAAAATGATGTGGAACGGAAAAAAAGAGTAGAAGAATTACTAGAGGCAGTTGGTCTAAACAAAGAGCATGCTACCCGTTTCCCGCACGAATTTAGTGGTGGTCAAAGACAAAGGATTGGGATTGCCCGTGCTTTAGCAGTGGAACCAGAGTTTATCATTTGTGATGAGCCTATCTCCGCATTGGACGTTTCTATCCAAGCTCAGGTAGTTAATCTACTTAAGAAATTGCAAAAGGAACGCGGTTTAACTTACTTGTTTATTGCCCATGACCTTTCAATGGTAAAATATATAAGTGACCGAATTGGTGTTATGTATCGGGGCAACTTGGTAGAGCTGGCAGATAGTGAAGAATTATACTTGAACCCAATTCATCCTTATACAAAGTCACTATTATCAGCGATTCCCCTTCCAGATCCGCGCTATGAACGGACACGTAAACGGATTAGTTATGATTCGACTACACACGATTCAAGTGACGAGTCTCAGCTAAGAGAAGTTAAGCCTGGACACTTTGTACGCTGTACAACAAAAGAACTTGAACGTTATAAGAATGAACTCAATAATTAA
- a CDS encoding ABC transporter ATP-binding protein — translation MSKLLEIKDLKVSFNTYNGEVQAVRGVTFDLNKGETLAIVGESGSGKSVTSNAIMRLLPEPTGFIKEGQILLEGVDLAKKTNKEMQKIRGKDISMVFQDPMSSLNPTMNIGNQIMEGLIKHQNMDRANARKTALELLDLVGIPQPEVRIKQYPHQFSGGMRQRVVVAIALACNPKILIADEPTTALDVTIQAQILELMKSIQQKTESAIIFITHDLGVVANVADRVAVMYAGKIVEIGTVDDIFYNPKHPYTWGLIGSMPTLDSTEDELFAIPGSPPDLLNPPKGDAFAPRNIFALEIDTVMEPPMFKVSDTHYAATWLLHEDAPKIEPPDSVKLRMQGFSNTGGKDGGQR, via the coding sequence ATGAGTAAATTATTAGAAATTAAAGATTTAAAAGTATCATTTAACACCTACAATGGTGAAGTGCAAGCTGTTAGAGGTGTGACCTTTGATCTTAATAAAGGGGAAACACTTGCTATAGTAGGTGAATCAGGTTCAGGTAAGTCGGTTACATCCAATGCGATTATGCGGCTTCTTCCGGAACCAACGGGTTTTATTAAAGAAGGTCAAATCCTCCTTGAGGGAGTAGATTTAGCCAAAAAGACAAATAAAGAGATGCAAAAAATTCGTGGTAAAGATATTTCGATGGTTTTCCAAGATCCGATGTCTTCACTAAATCCAACAATGAATATCGGAAATCAGATTATGGAAGGTCTAATAAAGCATCAAAACATGGACAGAGCTAATGCAAGGAAAACAGCACTTGAACTTCTCGATCTTGTTGGAATTCCTCAGCCAGAGGTAAGAATTAAACAATACCCGCATCAGTTTTCAGGCGGTATGCGTCAACGTGTAGTCGTAGCGATAGCTCTTGCTTGTAATCCGAAAATATTAATTGCTGATGAACCAACAACAGCACTTGACGTAACCATTCAGGCACAAATTTTGGAATTGATGAAGAGTATTCAACAGAAGACAGAAAGTGCAATTATCTTTATTACGCATGATCTTGGTGTTGTAGCAAATGTTGCCGACAGAGTGGCAGTTATGTATGCTGGTAAGATTGTTGAAATTGGAACCGTTGATGATATTTTCTATAATCCAAAGCATCCATATACTTGGGGACTAATTGGTTCCATGCCTACTTTGGATAGCACGGAAGATGAACTGTTTGCTATTCCGGGTAGCCCGCCAGACTTGCTTAATCCGCCAAAAGGAGATGCTTTTGCTCCAAGAAATATCTTTGCTTTAGAAATTGATACAGTGATGGAACCGCCGATGTTTAAAGTATCTGACACGCATTACGCGGCGACGTGGCTTTTACATGAAGATGCACCTAAAATTGAACCACCTGATTCAGTCAAGCTTAGGATGCAGGGTTTCTCTAATACAGGTGGCAAGGACGGTGGACAGCGTTGA
- the opp3b gene encoding oligopeptide ABC transporter permease encodes MTRYILRRVWYMFITLFIIASASFFLMKMLPGSPLKADDKLTEEQKAIVLEKYGLNDPVPVQYVKYLGGLAQGDLGISFTFDSTPVTKILMDRIGPSAQLGAQALLIGSVLGILLGLVASIYRNSPIDYFATFFAVLGTSIPNFVFAGLLQYVFAVQLGWLPVALWGEFEHAILPTIALAISPLAVAARFTRTEMVEVLHSNYIITARAKGVAESGIIFKHGLRNALIPLITVMGPMAVGLMTGSMVIEQIFAIPGIGEQFVTSVVMNDYPTIMGTTLLFAFGFIGIILIIDLLYGLIDPRIRLAGGK; translated from the coding sequence ATGACTCGATATATTCTCCGTCGTGTATGGTATATGTTTATTACACTCTTCATTATTGCCTCGGCGTCGTTTTTTCTTATGAAAATGCTACCAGGCAGCCCCTTAAAAGCAGACGATAAATTGACTGAAGAACAGAAAGCAATTGTATTGGAAAAGTACGGGTTAAATGATCCAGTGCCAGTTCAATATGTAAAATATCTTGGCGGACTTGCACAAGGTGACTTAGGTATTTCATTTACATTTGATAGTACACCTGTTACAAAAATATTAATGGACAGAATTGGTCCTTCGGCACAATTAGGTGCTCAAGCATTACTGATTGGTTCAGTATTAGGAATCTTACTAGGATTAGTAGCCTCTATTTACCGAAACAGTCCAATTGATTATTTTGCAACATTCTTTGCTGTGTTAGGAACCTCTATTCCTAACTTCGTTTTCGCAGGACTATTGCAATATGTATTTGCGGTGCAATTAGGTTGGTTACCGGTAGCGTTATGGGGCGAATTTGAACATGCGATTCTGCCTACGATTGCTTTAGCAATATCTCCATTAGCAGTTGCTGCACGTTTTACAAGAACAGAAATGGTGGAAGTATTACATTCTAATTACATCATTACTGCTCGTGCAAAGGGTGTAGCTGAATCTGGAATTATCTTTAAACATGGTCTGCGTAATGCCTTAATTCCGTTAATTACTGTTATGGGTCCAATGGCAGTTGGTTTAATGACTGGTTCAATGGTTATTGAACAAATTTTTGCCATCCCTGGGATTGGTGAACAGTTTGTAACTTCAGTTGTTATGAATGATTATCCAACAATTATGGGAACAACATTATTATTTGCATTTGGCTTTATCGGAATTATCTTAATCATAGACCTCCTATACGGATTGATTGATCCTAGGATTAGATTAGCAGGAGGGAAATAA
- a CDS encoding Gfo/Idh/MocA family oxidoreductase, with product MGNVKVGVIGIGYMGRTYALQLDTGLVEGAVLTAVCGRIQQLEDIKMQVKGNVQCYQDEDVFLQESGIDAVIIATPHFSHPEIAKKAFAKGIHVLVEKPAGVYSKHVIEMNESARKSGKVFAVMLNQRINPLYQKLRELIQKGELGEIKRTNWIITDWYRPQSYYDLSSWRATWKGEGGGVLLNQAPHQLDLWQWITGLRLKRVHAFCHYGKYHDIEVEDDVTAYVEYENGATGVFIASTGEAPGTNRFEIVGDYGKLVVENNALTFFKLAQSEREFNATFKGGFGMPEYQRIDIPVDSGNPGHLGLIQNWVNGILHRTPLLAPGEDGLQSVDIANAIYLSSWMNQTVEFPVDADLYYEKLQEKIKQSTLNLSK from the coding sequence ATGGGTAACGTAAAGGTTGGTGTAATTGGAATAGGTTATATGGGCAGAACATATGCCCTGCAATTGGATACAGGGCTGGTAGAGGGAGCTGTGTTAACGGCGGTTTGCGGCCGAATTCAACAGCTTGAGGATATTAAAATGCAAGTGAAAGGCAATGTACAATGTTACCAAGATGAAGATGTGTTTCTTCAAGAATCAGGCATTGATGCTGTGATTATTGCAACACCGCATTTCAGTCATCCTGAAATAGCTAAAAAGGCATTCGCCAAAGGTATTCATGTTCTAGTTGAAAAACCGGCAGGGGTCTATAGCAAGCATGTCATTGAAATGAATGAGTCGGCCAGAAAAAGTGGCAAGGTATTTGCCGTTATGTTAAATCAACGGATAAACCCGTTATATCAAAAATTACGCGAACTGATTCAAAAGGGAGAACTGGGGGAAATAAAGCGGACAAATTGGATTATTACAGATTGGTACCGGCCGCAAAGTTATTATGATTTAAGTAGCTGGAGAGCAACCTGGAAGGGTGAGGGTGGAGGGGTCTTATTAAACCAGGCTCCACACCAACTGGACTTGTGGCAATGGATAACCGGTCTTAGACTGAAGCGTGTCCATGCATTCTGTCACTATGGCAAATATCATGATATTGAAGTGGAAGATGATGTGACGGCCTATGTTGAGTATGAAAATGGTGCGACAGGCGTGTTTATCGCTTCAACAGGGGAAGCTCCGGGAACCAATCGCTTTGAAATTGTCGGTGACTACGGGAAACTCGTAGTTGAAAATAATGCACTAACATTTTTTAAACTGGCTCAATCAGAACGAGAATTTAATGCAACGTTTAAAGGCGGCTTTGGTATGCCCGAATACCAAAGAATAGATATACCTGTCGATAGTGGCAATCCAGGCCACCTGGGGCTCATTCAAAATTGGGTCAATGGCATCCTGCATAGGACACCTCTCCTAGCACCTGGAGAAGACGGTTTACAAAGTGTAGATATCGCGAATGCTATTTATTTATCTTCCTGGATGAACCAAACAGTTGAATTCCCAGTTGATGCTGATCTTTATTACGAAAAATTGCAAGAAAAAATTAAGCAATCAACTCTTAACCTATCGAAATAA
- a CDS encoding Gfo/Idh/MocA family oxidoreductase, which yields MNFEKVRWGIIGCGDVTEVKSGPAFQKIKNSELVAVMRRTAVLAKDYAERHHVPKWYDNADELINDPDVDAVYIATPPSSHKEYTIKVAKAGKPVYVEKPMALNFEECNEMIAACKAAGVPLYVAYYRRALPQFLKVKELLENKAVGDVRFVSTTQYQKASDDVLDSKNLPWRVHPEIAGGGLFFDLASHTLDLLDYLFGPIKDVRGFASNQAGYYRAEDIVTGTYLFESGVHGVGSWCFTAFEDVDVNEIVGSNGKITFSTFGNEPIVLTTASGREQWSFEAPLHVHQPLIETIVADLTKDSSQCPSIGVTGARTNWVMDEIAENRK from the coding sequence ATGAATTTTGAAAAAGTCCGTTGGGGAATTATTGGATGCGGTGATGTGACGGAAGTGAAAAGTGGACCAGCATTCCAGAAAATTAAAAATTCAGAGTTAGTTGCTGTCATGCGGAGGACCGCTGTACTGGCAAAGGATTATGCGGAAAGACATCATGTACCGAAATGGTACGATAATGCTGATGAACTGATTAACGACCCAGATGTCGATGCCGTCTATATTGCGACACCACCAAGTTCACATAAAGAATATACCATTAAAGTGGCAAAGGCAGGAAAACCAGTTTATGTAGAAAAGCCAATGGCGCTCAATTTTGAGGAATGCAATGAAATGATTGCTGCATGCAAAGCTGCAGGCGTACCTCTTTATGTTGCTTACTACCGTAGGGCTCTGCCCCAATTTTTAAAAGTAAAAGAGTTATTAGAAAATAAAGCAGTCGGTGATGTTCGTTTTGTTTCAACAACACAGTATCAAAAAGCTTCAGATGATGTATTGGATTCAAAAAATCTCCCGTGGAGAGTTCATCCTGAGATAGCCGGAGGTGGCCTGTTTTTTGATTTAGCTAGTCACACGCTTGATTTATTAGATTATTTGTTTGGGCCAATTAAGGATGTTCGAGGTTTTGCATCCAATCAAGCAGGTTATTATCGTGCGGAAGATATCGTTACAGGTACCTACCTATTTGAGTCGGGAGTCCATGGAGTTGGCAGTTGGTGTTTTACTGCCTTTGAAGATGTAGATGTGAATGAAATCGTTGGCAGTAATGGGAAAATTACCTTTTCAACTTTTGGAAATGAGCCCATTGTTTTGACGACGGCAAGTGGAAGAGAGCAATGGAGTTTTGAAGCGCCGCTCCACGTCCATCAACCCTTGATAGAAACGATTGTGGCAGACTTAACAAAAGACAGCAGTCAGTGCCCAAGTATTGGGGTGACTGGTGCGAGAACGAACTGGGTCATGGATGAAATTGCCGAGAACAGAAAATAA